The Brachyhypopomus gauderio isolate BG-103 chromosome 7, BGAUD_0.2, whole genome shotgun sequence genome has a window encoding:
- the specc1 gene encoding cytospin-B: MLKGGTAKAGSPKPGSLERPRPPAPHGSASTGMKTSRSSSTIASDLRLSRLKRASSDDALAKPVLGSAAAASRMKKTVTTGAISELADNRPRGLAGAQSAKKSGIPAPQALSRDRTSLRDQLRTSSTKKVIPSASNSSLSSLAKSSRGSVKTRTESESAADKALRECQIKELLAEAKAKESEISKLRTELQRCRAKSSPQDTGTPVGTPEGEWYQPHSTDLQTFVVELREKNGRFQRELAVLREENQALKEKLISLESSAASGGNTITTSTSSPNKPSVNGLPVRDTAEKGAGGPSNGKPVKTSASSGSDVTKSSPSASPDSSEFEKIPSRSDSVSSSTKGVAPGTLERDLSVECLTERIQKMEENHHSTSEELQATLQELADQQQVVQELTAENERLAQEKGLLQTSLQQQRERVELLAQKNEALLQRLREQTQSQEAETSRASRVTELEQRLAEQVEGSRFEREKLVDIQQQLTGSLRALEKEHQESQTATRDMKEELEELGRRLEREREAGAGEARRAEELRQAVEVLKVENERLEGRVEAEQQKVAELKAVQSASDSTELQALLKAAHAERDALEVSCAELRRELRRVQDEADRVRAALSKAEADGLQHQERLQKLEEEHKANVLTLEEKCREGENHIKDLKETIFELEDQVEQQRAVRLHTNQTILDLENQIKRLEEQKTEQEKQLKAMSKQIKEEKEEWRRFQADLQTAVVVANDIKVEAQQEVRALRRRLQEEQERSTGLEAELEQIQGTRSLVEEGSVSDSDSSPHWCGVSTAQNAPESLLTNGSESGSITPSDPGATVKSLIKSFDTAVKNGPGNTVQMPTSPRSPLSGIPVRTAPAAAVSPIQRHSGIKPLSKTLERRINLGDFPHSGDELKPSSLMRKSPSLESVIKPPALLGSRTPSFTYSRANSKLSVERTDPLAALAREYGGSKRNALLKWCQKKTQGYPNIDVTNFSSSWSDGLAFCALLHTYLPAHIPYQELVSQDKGRNLTLAFQAAESIGIKPSLDIDELMHTDRPDWQRVMQYVSQIYKYFET; encoded by the exons GTGCCCAGTCAGCCAAAAAGTCAGGAATCCCTGCTCCCCAGGCGCTCTCCAGAGACCGTACCTCACTGCGAGACCAGCTGAGGACATCCAGCACCAAGAAGGTCATACCCAGCGCCAGCAACTCCAGTCTGTCCTCCCTGGCGAAGAGCTCGCGTGGTTCTGTCAAGACGAGGACGGAGTCGGAGAGCGCGGCGGACAAGGCCCTGCGGGAGTGTCAGATCAAGGAGCTCCTGGCTGAGGCCAAGGCCAAAGAATCTGAGATCAGCAAGTTACGGACGGAGCTGCAGAGATGCAGGGCTAAAAGTTCCCCGCAGGACACCGGCACCCCGGTGGGGACTCCAGAGGGGGAGTGGTACCAGCCGCACTCCACGGACCTGCAGACATTCGTGGTGGAGCTGAGGGAGAAGAACGGGCGCTTCCAGAGAGAGCTGGCCGTCTTACGTGAGGAGAACCAGGCTCTGAAGGAAAAGCTCATCTCTCTGGAGAGCTCTGCGGCCTCCGGGGGTAACACCATCACGACGTCTACGTCAAGCCCAAACAAACCTtccgttaacggtctaccagtGAGGGACACCGCCGAGAAGGGAGCAGGCGGGCCGTCGAACGGCAAACCGGTCAAAACCTCGGCATCGTCTGGTAGCGATGTTACCAAAAGCTCTCCGTCGGCGTCCCCGGACTCTTCCGAGTTTGAGAAGATCCCGTCTCGCTCGGACTCGGTGAGCAGCAGCACCAAAGGCGTGGCCCCGGGCACGCTGGAGCGAGACCTGTCGGTGGAGTGTCTGACGGAGCGCATTCAGAAGATGGAGGAGAACCACCACAGCACGTCGGAGGAGCTGCAGGCCACGCTGCAGGAGCTGGCcgaccagcagcaggtggtgcagGAGCTGACGGCGGAGAACGAGCGGCTGGCCCAGGAGAAGGGCCTCCTGCAGACCTCCCTGCAGCAGCAGAGGGAGCGCGTGGAGCTCCTGGCCCAGAAGAACGAGGCCCTGCTGCAGAGGCTGCGGGAGCAGACCCAGAGCCAGGAGGCGGAGACCTCGCGCGCCTCCCGGGTGACGGAGCTGGAGCAGCGGCTAGCCGAACAGGTGGAGGGCTCGCGCTTCGAGAGGGAGAAGCTGGTGGACATCCAGCAGCAGCTGACCGGGAGCTTGAGGGCTCTGGAGAAGGAGCACCAGGAGAGCCAGACGGCCACGCGGGACAtgaaggaggagctggaggagctcGGGCGGCGGCTGGAGCGGGAGCGGGAGGCCGGGGCGGGGGAGGCGCGGCGGGCGGAGGAGCTGCGTCAAGCCGTGGAGGTTCTGAAGGTGGAGAACGAGCGGCTGGAGGGCCGGGTGGAGGCGGAGCAGCAGAAGGTGGCGGAGCTGAAGGCGGTGCAGAGCGCCAGCGACAGCACGGAGCTGCAGGCCTTGCTGAAGGCGGCTCACGCGGAGAGGGACGCGCTGGAGGTCAGCTGTGCCGAGCTGAGGCGGGAGCTGCGGAGGGTGCAGGACGAGGCGGACCGTGTCCGGGCCGCGCTCAGCAAG gCTGAGGCGGACGGGCTGCAGCACCAGGAGAGACTGCAGAAGTTAGAGGAGGAGCACAAGGCCAACGTGCTCACCCTGGAGGAGAAGTGCAGAGAGGGCGAGAACCACATCAAGGACCTGAAGGAAACCATCTTTGAGCTGGAGGACCAGGTGGAGCAGCAGCGTGCGGTCCGGCTGCACACCAACCAGACCATCCTGGACCTGGAGA ATCAAATCAAGAGGCTGGAGGAGCAGAAGACTGAGCAGGAGAAGCAGCTGAAGGCCATGAGCAAACAGATAAAG gaggagaaggaggagtggCGGCGTTTCCAGGCCGACCTGCAGACGGCTGTGGTTGTGGCCAACGACATCAAGGTGGAGGCCCAGCAGGAGGTGCGTGCTCTACGGCGCCGCctgcaggaggagcaggagcgCAGCACTGGGCTGGAGGCGGAGCTGGAACAGATCCAGGGCACCAG GTCACTTGTGGAGGAAGGGAGTGTCTCTGACTCTGACAGCAGTCCTCACTGGTGTGGAGTCTCCACGGCCCAGAATGCACCTGAAAGCCTGTTGACCAAtgggagtgagagtggaagCATCACACCCTCTGATCCAGGAGCCACCGTAAAATCCCTTATCAAGTCATTCGACACAGCCGTGAAGA ATGGACCTGGCAACACAGTACAGATGCCTACATCTCCCAGAAGCCCTCTAAGTGGAATACCAGTTCGCACAGCACCGGCAGCCGCTGTCTCACCCATACAG AGGCATTCGGGTATCAAGCCACTGTCTAAGACCTTGGAGAGACGAATCAACCTTGGGGATTTCCCCCACTCAG GCGATGAGCTGAAGCCTTCATCTCTTATGAGGAAGAGTCCGTCCCTTGAGTCGGTCATCAAGCCGCCAGCGTTGCTCGGCAGCCGGACTCCCTCGTTCACATACAGCCGGGCCAACAGTAAGCTCAG TGTGGAAAGAACAGACCCTCTGGCCGCTCTGGCCCGGGAGTACGGCGGATCTAAGAGGAACGCTCTACTGAAGTGGTGCCAGAAGAAAACACAGGGCTATCCG AATATCGATGTGACAAACTTCAGCAGCAGTTGGAGTGACGGTTTGGCCTTCTGTGCTCTACTACACACCTACCTGCCTGCACACATCCCCTACCAAGAACTCGTCAGTCAGGACAAg GGCCGTAATCTGACCTTGGCCTTCCAGGCTGCGGAGAGCATTGGCATTAAACCCTCCCTG GATATCGATGAGctgatgcacacagacagaccagACTGGCAGAGAGTGATGCAGTACGTTTCTCAGATCTACAAGTACTTTGAGACTTGA